Sequence from the Notamacropus eugenii isolate mMacEug1 chromosome 6, mMacEug1.pri_v2, whole genome shotgun sequence genome:
tcaaagttgatcattcttacaatattgctgttagtatGTGCtatattctcctgattctactcactttactttgcatcggTTCGTattagtcttcccaggtttttcctgaaataattctgtctgtcatttcttatgtaatagtattacatcacaaccatacaccacaactcccacaacttgttaagccattccccagttgatgagtatactctcaatttccaattctttgtgtcAACAGTTTTGTACCcattgaagggaaaaataaaagtcttAGACAAGATTAATGGGAATATATAAAATAGACAAGATAATGTTACACTGAGACAACAACTGTGAGAGGTCAGATTGTTTGGGATGATCTGAGGAAGAGGtaaaatattaatgaattatTGATCATAATATATAGTACAGGTACTTTCATTGTTCTAAAGCAAGCAAGGCTTCCCATTGGAAAATCTATTCCCATGGTCCTTCAGGAGAGAAATCGGTAGCTACCCATTGTTCTTTGTAACAACGCCAGACTTTTAGAAGCACAACGTCAGAATAGATTTAGGATCTATTAGACCTGGAATCCTGATTCTACAAACCCCATTAGGCAGACATAAACACTGTTCTCTCTGCTTCAGTAGCACTTtgcaattttctctctctttgcacTTGAATCCTATTTAACATTCAGGTACATGTTCTATATCCTTTATTCACATGTAAAATCTTTAAGGGTagggatcttttcctcttgtctTTGTAGCCCTTGAAGGCCAAGCTCAGTAATTTGTATACAGTAGTCCAcattaaatgtttaatgaattgaattcaatCATGGGGTCAGGCGTGTTGGTGCATATTTGGTGGATCTGAGTAAttcaagtcacttatccccaaaCATTAAAGTGCCTGAAATTCTAGTAAGGGAGATTTATTCTTTGATTCCTTGGAGGAATTATAGGTCCTAAGAGTttaagtaaaatggaaataaggtCTGAAATAATTTGCTTCTATTTAGCACTTAAAGTTTATAACGCTTTTTgttcacaactctgtgaagtaggagACACAATAatggttctttccattttgtaCTTAAACTAAGCCCATATGAAATGAAATGATCTGTGCACAGTCACAGTTGTTTGTGTTACAGCTAGAGAGGGTAGTTACTAGCATAAATAAATGTGGTTATGTCTCAAGGTGCTGACATGGGCGGTCAGTGAACTTTCCCCCTACGAGGACACTTTACCTTTCCATAATGACTCTTGTTCTCATACCTTACCTTGTACTCTTCTGCTTGACTAATTTgccatcaatcagtcagtcagtcaactagtaaATAAGCTCTTATGAAGGAACTGCTAGGcgctgggggatacaaagacaaaaagagtggagtccctgtccttaaggagttaGTATTCCATCAGGAGATtgaacatataaacatataagtgcatatgtgtatatatgtatatacatatgacaCAGATAGTATATgcaacatatataaaattttgagGGAAGAGGCACTGGTGAATAGTAGTAAACAGGAAAGATGGCAATGCAAAGATGGcttttgagctgagttttgaaggaaaccatggattctaagaggtagagatgagaaaggaggacATTCCAGACATGTAGGACAACAAAAGCATAAAAATCCTTGAATTTAATGGAGATGGAGTATTGTGTCTGTGTACAATGCATGCTATGAAGTAAAGACTTCCCAGGGTCATTACCTCCAAGAGATCCATTTACATGGCAACCTGTTCACCAAGTCCCCACAAAAGGAGTGAGAACGAAACAGCTGCGTCTCCTTGGGTGATGGTTTTCTCTGATAACATCTTTCCTCTCttgctcatttctttttgttccaGGTGAAAAAAATGTCCTAGTCATGGTGCTGGGACTAGGACTCAAATCTGCATCTTCTTAATCCCACAGTTTGTCTCCAATAATTCAGCTACTATGCAAATACTTATTAACAACTAACAATTTAGCACTTTGGTAAGAAGCAGTGGACAGTAAGGTCCTGGAGGAACAGAGATAGGCTAGGCTAGGCTAGTGGGGTGGAATATCTAGACTGGGACAGAAGGTCTGAAAATCAGCTTCACAATTTTGCATAGACTCTTCCCTGACTAGTTGCTAAgtcatgaaatatattttttaatttctttaatgctAGGGGTACATGTGACTCAACCAGCAGTGGTCGTGGCCAGCGGCAGAGGGATTGCAAGCTTTGTGTGTAACTTTGAGTTGACAAACAAAACCACAGAGATCCGAGTGGGCCTTCTTCGACAGATGGACAACCAAATGGTTGAAGTCTGTGCCTCAACATACCTGGTACAGAATCAACCAGTGTTCATGGATGACATGCTTGAGTGCACGGGAAATGCCAGTGGGAATAAATTGATGCTCACTCTCACAGGACTGAAGGCCTCAGACAGTGGACTGTACATCTGCAAAGTGGAGCTCATGTATCCTCCCCCCTACTACATGGGTTTGGGCAATGGAACACAGATATATGCCATTGGTGAGCAAAGTGATTTTACCTGTGTAATAAAGATCACAATAGCAATAAAATGATAAACATGATATAGAACTACTTTATTTTGCATAATATctagaaacaacaaaaataattttgttcctGTGCATTAGGCTATTCATTCATTGTTGAGTTTGGAAGGTTATTTGGGTGTCTTATTTGTCCTCTTGCAAAGGCCAATGGATCATGTTACCAATAGATCCAAAAGTTAGGATAATGACTCCAAATATAACTGAGGCTAAAGAGCTCTAACCAAGGCACCTTGGGTAGTGGTAAGCCTTATGTTTTGGATATGACATCCTTGGTATTATGTCAAGCTTCCAGATTCTCTATAGATTATCCAATAATGGAAACACAATTTACAAAgtcctactttctttctttctgttcaaGCTAGCCAGTCCTTCCGAAATAGAAAGAGATAGGGCCCTGCCAAAACTTTCTTTTCCTAGACTAGTATCCTTGGAGGCCACCCACAAAATAGCTAGATTGGTAGGTATACGAAGACCTCAGTCCATATAAAAAGAAGTTTCTTAAGTCATAATAATTTTCTTCTTggggctggaagggaacttagaggtcttCTTGTCTGATCCTCTCATTCTACAGGTGAAAAGTGACGCAATTTGCCTTGAGTCCCATAGCTAATGAATGGTGGGGTagagactagaacccaggcctcGTGACTTCtagtccagtgatctttccaccatGTCAGCCATATGGAGATTGCATTTCCCCTTCTCTGTTTCAGATCCTGAACCTTGCCCAGACTTTGAAGTTATGCTCTGGATCCTAGCTATAGTGAGCTCCGCATTATTTTTTTACAGCTTCCTCATTACAGCTGTCTCCTTGAATAAAATGGTGAGTATTACCTTGGTCCCTTTCTACCCTGGGTTTCTCCTACTGGCAGATCTCCACCAGCCCAAAGGCTTGAAGTGTCACTCAGCATTGCATGGAAGGTCTTTGAGGCCTTAGGAGtcaaagaggaagggggaaagacaaCGATAGAGCACTGAAAAGAACCGCGAGAAGCAGCTACTGGAGGGTTCAGGGATGACTCATTTTAGATCAGTGTGTTCAACACGGCAGTGTTTGTGTGCTTCTGAAGGGTTTCACTTTGACTAGCAGCTCGAGGAAGGCCACCTGCCTGCTTCACTTCTCACCTTCATTTAAAATGAACTCTGGCGACTAGTCCCTGAATATTGGGCTGGCTTTAGGCAAAGTTGGGAGCTGGGGAAGGGacgaaaggaagaagggaaaaagcatttattaaatcccttctctgtgccaggcattatgctaaataaTTGGCAATTCTGTTATctgttgatcctcacaacaaccttggaaggtgatgttattattatgttttgaagctgaggaaacagattaagtgacttgtccacagtcgtACAGTTAATAtggtctgaggttagatttgaactcaggtgtttctgccTGGGCCCAGGACTCTCTCCACTATACAACTGAACTGCTAAAGTATTGTGGCAGGTGACCATCTCTCCACTTTTTTGCTTGCGCCAGCCCCCTGTCCTCCACCAATCTGCAAAGGCTCAACTGTGCATTCCCCCTATGAACCACATGCACCCCGATTTTCTGTAATCCAACCCTCTTTTCTCATTCAAAAACTTACTATAGTTGGTAACAGAGGTTGGATTGATGTAGGTAGCAGGCATCCTTTCCCCCTTAAAAATAGGTCTTTGTGACCATCCTGTAGGTTTGTGAGGTCTCTCACCTATTTGTAATACTACCCAATTAGGAATAATCTATTCCAAAGGTTTTTTACTTGGGATCTATAAAGCTCTATAGAAAGATTGTTTTCGGGGGTAGAGGTCTACagctgaaatttattttattcaatattttttttaaaacaccatTATTCTCTAAAGGGGTTTATAAACTTCATCAGACAACTAAAGGAGTCCacgacacacaaaaaggttaagaatagcCACTCTGTTCCAAAGTCCACCTGACCTCAATTTTTGACAACGATGTATtgactttctttaagactcagctcacatCATGTCCTTTAGAAGACTTTTCCTTAACACCCCCACCGCCTCAACTGCTATTACTATCCAGTCTAAGACTAATTTTCAATTACTCCATATTTTTCCGATAAATACTAATTCATGTATATGTTGTCACCCCCTTTACAATGTAAACTCTTAAGGGCATCAgctattttccctctttctttgtagccccagcacttaATACAATGCCTACCACATGTAAATgc
This genomic interval carries:
- the CTLA4 gene encoding cytotoxic T-lymphocyte protein 4 gives rise to the protein MVLLGSRRQMEKVHPPKNWPCTAMLSLLFIPSISKGVHVTQPAVVVASGRGIASFVCNFELTNKTTEIRVGLLRQMDNQMVEVCASTYLVQNQPVFMDDMLECTGNASGNKLMLTLTGLKASDSGLYICKVELMYPPPYYMGLGNGTQIYAIDPEPCPDFEVMLWILAIVSSALFFYSFLITAVSLNKMLKKRSLLTTGVYVKMPPTEPEHEKQFQPYFIPIN